The genomic DNA ATTTTCATACCCATTTCACCTGCAACTTTCTCCACCATATCGACCAGCATGGGATTGTTTTTAACAACAGGAAATTCCTCGGTAAAGGAAATATCATATTGCAATCCATATTGCCTGGCAATATGCTTGGAAATGTTTTCAGCATTGGAGATTAACATTCTCATATCGTCTTCCCTGAAGGCACGCAAGGTTGACATCACAACTGCCTTCCCCGGGGATGTTCCGAACGCTACTTCACCGATAGAAACATGGATCAATGTCAGTTTCACAAAATCCTTGAACAGCTGCCTCCTTAATGAAAGCGCATTAAATTCCCTGATAATATCGGATACCGCTAATGAAGGATTATTTCCCTTTTCCGGTTCGGCTGCATGAGCGGTTTTGCCCTGAAGGCGAATTATCATTCCACAGGATGCAGAAGAAAAGACTGATTTGGACAAAACCACTGTTCCTGTGGGAAATCCAGGAAGATTGTGAACTGCGAGGATATAGTCAGGAATGAATTTTTGAAATTCTTCTGATTTCAGCACTTTTTCAGCACCCTGTCCTGTTTCTTCCTCAGGTTGGAATAGAAAAACCACTCTTACTTTCCTTTTCTTTTCTTTGCAAATCATTTTGGCCAGGCCGGCCATAACCGCCATATGTCCGTCGTGCCCGCAAAGGTGGGCAACACCGGGGTTTTCCGATGCATAAGGGATATCATTGATTTCATCAGCGGGGATAGCATCCAGCTCACATCGGAACATAATAGTCTTGTGGCCGGGTTTTCCATTATACACCCAAGCCATTCCATGACCGCCAATATTAGGGATGATCACATCAGGTTTACAATCCCGGATAAAATCTAGCAACTTTTCTGCTGTTGCATTTTCTTTGCCGGAGGAATCCGGAAACCTGTGAAGCAACCTGCGAAATTCGACAAGTTTCTCCATTATTTTTTCTTTTGGTGACCGTTGCGATAATACCTCATCTCAAGATAAGGATTCTGGAATCCAAGCTTTTCATATAAGAAACGGGCGGGATTATCTCTTTCCACATGCAGGGCAATATCACCTGAAGCGGTTTCTAAAGCTCTGTTCATGAGCTTTTTGCCTATGCCTTTTCCCCGGTGGTCACGGTGAACAGCAATATATACCAATACATTCTCAGGAATATAACCCTTCATCCCCGTTTTATTCACTACCACGGAACCAATGATTTCCTCGCTTAGCAGATAGTTCAAAATAAATCCACCCGCCATGGGATACGGATTCAGAGCATAATCAAGGGCCTTTCCAATGTGCTCCTTCTTATCACCATATTCATCGAGATGTTCATACAAAAAATCAATTACTTTGCCTTTCGACAGCATGCCTACGTCATCTGCCGGAGTCATCATTTCAATTTTCATCCTATTGTTGTTTAATATCAACCCAGATTGGCATCAGATGCATACAGAATCAATGCAATGTTTGGGTTTAATCCGGAATACTGGATTAAAATAATTTAGTTTCTATTGAAACAAATATACGAATTTATTTTTAAAAAAGATTA from Bacteroidota bacterium includes the following:
- a CDS encoding amidohydrolase, which encodes MEKLVEFRRLLHRFPDSSGKENATAEKLLDFIRDCKPDVIIPNIGGHGMAWVYNGKPGHKTIMFRCELDAIPADEINDIPYASENPGVAHLCGHDGHMAVMAGLAKMICKEKKRKVRVVFLFQPEEETGQGAEKVLKSEEFQKFIPDYILAVHNLPGFPTGTVVLSKSVFSSASCGMIIRLQGKTAHAAEPEKGNNPSLAVSDIIREFNALSLRRQLFKDFVKLTLIHVSIGEVAFGTSPGKAVVMSTLRAFREDDMRMLISNAENISKHIARQYGLQYDISFTEEFPVVKNNPMLVDMVEKVAGEMGMKMMELITPMKWSEDFGHFTDAFPAALIGIGSGQDQPELHNPDFDFPDDLLKPSVDLLFGMYSRINDL
- a CDS encoding GNAT family N-acetyltransferase, producing MKIEMMTPADDVGMLSKGKVIDFLYEHLDEYGDKKEHIGKALDYALNPYPMAGGFILNYLLSEEIIGSVVVNKTGMKGYIPENVLVYIAVHRDHRGKGIGKKLMNRALETASGDIALHVERDNPARFLYEKLGFQNPYLEMRYYRNGHQKKK